The region AGTAATCTTCGTCGTCGTCCAGGTTGGTTTCCATTTTTCTTGGAACAGCCTGAGAGGGAGTATCTGGACCATCCTGAGCCCTAATGGAggtcacacacaaacaaagagtgTTACTCCTGAATGCCCTGTTCTGTCAGATAGAGGGACAGAGAATGGCTAAAACCCACATTCCCCGTGTCAAACAGAGCACACGTAATTACACGTTTAGTTCAGCGACTCGACAGAACAATAACACACGCACCGCATATAATCAGGCTTAAAACTGTTTTATAAGTGATAGATAGATGTTTTAAACCAAtttactgtggtgttaccaTAGTACACacagcaaataaatgcataaaccgatttaagaaaatgtatttgctttggataaaaagcaaaatgccaaatgcataaatgtacaaACAAGCTATTATCCTAGTACATGTGCAAAAAGCTAATTCTTCATGGTATTATGTCCAAAAAATACATGgcattttgttaattgtttaAGCATGCATAATCATAATGCATTGAactaaaaagtttatttaagaaagaaaactgaatattgttattaaacaatatattttatgagCATGTCTGCAAAACTGTGTCTAGTATCTGAGTGTGTCACAAGTTTCTACATTCAGTAGGTAAATGGTGAAGTGTGTGTATTTCATGATCGGCCACTAGATGTCAGTGTAGTTCTGCGCTGATTATAGACAGTAACAGTTTTACACATGGAGAGCGTGAGAGACATACTGTGAGAAATCTGACAGAACCAATCAAGATCATCCGTTTTCTGGAGATATGAGGTGAGAAACATTCATCTGTTTCATCTAGGAGTTCCCATGCGTTTGATATATTTCCAAGCATGTCGTTGGTATGTTTGTGTTGGACATAAACTGTAAATCCTGTTTTCAATtaatatatttcatgttttcttaaaacactttcaaattATGGTAAAATATGGCACCATAGAtcagtgtatttgttttatacGAGCACATGGATATCTTATTACACTGAAGCGTTTTTAATATGTAAGGTCATATTTTTGGACCACGGTATTCTTTACTTGGAGTAATGATTTAACAATTGATATCAGCCaggttgatttattgtttttttgtgataaaTAACCATGTCTGCTTGgtgaaataccattttaaatctACTAATAATCTCGTCAAAAGATATAAAGATATTTATGTAACATAGATTTAAGGCTATTTAGCaattataattcatttaataatgaaatttaattCAGTACATATCAGCATTATATCAGCCAtcttagtattatttatatacaattatagtatttattaatactaaatgataaaagttactaaaaaaagtagtaaacactttttaaaataattaatttttacatttttagttttcattatttatcttttaccattttttattaggttttatataagttttagatttagtcattttggtACTTGTtcttttcatctaatatttctgttctattttattctcctttatttaaatgactggaaaacagttttagttttagccaAGAGTAAAAACACTACATCCTGGTTTCTAAATATCATTAACAGCCATTAAAAATCCCATATTAGTCATTTAATACCTTGTGTACCATGCAAATAATATGCTAAATTACTGAGTTAATGGTATATACATCAAAGCACCATAATATTGTCATCCAAAACCATCTCTGTACCACAGTACCGCCACAGTCGTTCCTTTTCTAATGAACATGAGTGAATTATACACTAAATACAGGAAACGTACAGAAGTGTGTCATTATCTTTACAACAGAGTTATCGCAATAAAATTGGGCCGTGACCTGTGAGCACTAATATAATCAGCTTTAAACAAAGAGCTCTTGTGTTTATTAGTCCTGTGAGCATGAAATCCACCTGATTATTGGGTAATGCTAAATACATGATTCCTGTGCTTTACCTTCACCATCTGTTCAACACTCACCTATCACTCAGATGGCTGCCGTGTGATGGGAAGATGTCCTCCATCAGATCAAGGGTGGTTTTACCCGCCCAGGTGTCCAGGAGCGAGGTGAGGGATTTGTCGTGGCTCGCCAGCTCTCGGGCTAAAGTCTCCACCAGCAGCTCGGCTTGCGTCCGCTCTCGTCTGGACAGCAGATGGTAGTCCGGTCCCAGTATCTCAGAGGCGTCCTGCTCTGGAGGAGCGCTGACGGGCGACTGGGGCTGAGAGGCAGCGCTGGTGCTGTCAGGGCTCACCGATGGAGTCGTGCGGTCAGGCTCTGGATGGGCTGTTGCATCCGTCAGACTCTCACGGTTGCTGCAGTGTGAAATGACAGAAAATCATGTTACGCTAATGAGGTTGAAGGATATTTGGGATGACAAAAATTAATTTCCACCAAATCCTTCCTGTTcttttgaaaaacataaaacacaagcaAAATCTGTGTTAAATCAGGTTAATCAGAAAGTAAATGGAGCTGATTTGTAAATTGTTAATAACTGTTTCAATAGTGCAGTCACAAGACATGCACAATACACGTGTTAAAGtgattttacagtgaaaaaaataaaaaataatatgcaaaCTAACCTAACAAATCTGAAAAACAGTTCATATTTCTCCTTTTAAATTCTGCTCCAaaaatttaaaagcagaaaactTCCATTTTAATTACCCATATAGAGtctggccaaaatatatttagaaatatatgttgtaagcagcacaatttaaagaaatatatttttcaaaaatatttagtttaaaccTTTAAATgccaaaatatattacaaaacgTTCTTCAAGAGTCAGGAAAATACATTTCCAAACGTAAAATACTTTTTGGGTAAATgcaaaatgcttttttaaataaataaataaattagttattaaattagttaaattaaatatattttacatctaTGTacgcaattttatttttttttattttgcattacagaaaaaatacacctttatatacattttattatatatatatatatatagtttatttgcaaaaacagatagctctgtttttattaattttcataaatcatgtttttattgttttattgtgttacttagctgtatttgttgaattattaatatttaatcaaaacaacccaactgcagtttgattgatattaattggaatgcaggataaaaaaaacatttttaaaaacttatctgttatctgtttttgcaaatgaactcttgcttttttatttttaagaaagaaaaagtaCAAATTGCAATTGTTTTTTGTGGTATTCAACATTGTCACAAATGCTGCAGattgagtttaatttgtattgaACCCAGAACATTCCTTTAAATGTGACTGTACTGTAACATTTTAGCATGATGAATGTGATTGACATGTTCGTATATTGTTCTTGGAACAACATTCCTATCAAACAAATCATAAGCCAAACCCTGacctacattaaaaaaatcacgagGGATACTATTGGCACATAAAATCATCTTGTTCAAGCCCTTAATCCCTCAAATCTGATCTGATTGTTTCAAGACCAACAAGAAATGTCTCTACCTGATGGGCCGTAATGGTCCCGGATGCTGTAAAGACACTTCCACGTTCTCCTCGACTGGGGGTGTGAGAGGCGGAGGAGGCGGGAAGTCTTCCATaatctctgtctctctgatGGGCAGTGGTgcaggtggtggtggtggtggcgGTGGAGGCGGTGGAGGCGCAAAAAACACTTCATCATCATCTTGAGACACAGCTGTACTCTGAACATCTACAAGATTAGATTCTGAGATCCGAAGAGAGAGAAGTGGCTTTGTTGGGGAAACCGGGCTCTTGGGAAGGATTAGTGGCCTTGAATCAAGCTGTGACCCTGTGACCTCTGGGTGTGGAGGTGACGGAGTGGCCACCGAACACGGGAAGTCCTTCAGGGTGTCTTCAGAAGTGCTGGTGTCGCTGGAGTTTTGCCGCACCATTCCCGGTGGAATCTTCTGACTTTGTGGGCCAGTTTCGGGAAATGCAATAGAGTCCAGGTTGGGCTGATACAGTCTGTCTCCGTTATGCCAGTCAAGGCTGGCAGCAGTGCTTGGAGAGGTGAAAGGGCAAGGGAGTCCCACAGATGCAGCTAGACCTGAAGCACTCTGCGCTCTAGGCCGGTCCGAATTTCTCTGACGCTCGCGCCTCAACACAGGTGTGTTTTGCTGGACAGGACCCTGGTTTAGCTGGTAACTCCTCTCCGTACGTGCTGAACTTGACGGCTGTTTGTGTCCCATGTTCGCCAACACCCTATTAAAACATGCATATGAAATGAGAAAGTACCATCATTATGTTGTGCTTGTCAGGTTTCCAATACCTGACATTTTTCaagtaaattaaatgcaaatcaTTTATCCTTCTGGTGGGAATTTGTGCATGGCTCAAAACAAACTCAAAAATAGCTGCAGCGGGACTATGTCACTGCCACTGACCGATTAAGGGTTGGTCCTTAATTTAAGACCTTTTATGGGTAAATATTTCCATAAAACTCTGTTTCAAATAGTTTTGAACTTGCAAAGAAATTCTTGCTCTTTAAAGGACAGCACAATTCTtcagtaacaaaaatgttactAATGCTAATTTGTCTTAATTTAAAGCCTATAGAATGCAAATGCTCATCCaatgaaaaaatgtttatatatatatatataattgttttagtATGTGAATTCTGTGCAGAATAATATCTACACATATAGGACTTTATTTGTAAGACAAGGGAAgtgaatgttttttaatgtatacACAAACCTGTTTTCAAAGGATTCCTTGGAGGAAACTCTCAACAACTGAAGGTCTCTGGCTAAGAAGTCCTAGAcaaaaagagaacaaaagaacaatttataacaaaataacattttatatgaGCAGGTGACACTGTAGCACTTTCTGTTTCATACTCCAGGAACAGGAAGTTAATCATTATTCCATGGTTACCTCAAGTTTAGAGAATGTTGGtgctttaatgttaattttaaacttttaagcGCATGCCACGACTACTGATAAACTAAGatcagttaataaaaaaaagagagacagcATGACAACATCCTCATAGCTGAACTATGTCGTATTCAATTAGCATGAACTGTGAACAGATGCAGAGACTGTGAACTGAATGGTGTGCTTGgttttgatctttttttcatGGCCAGAATGTTTAGGTTTATGTAAAGCCACAATATCAGCAAGTAATGTCATCATGCTGGTATTTTATCTACTGCTTGAACCATTTCCAATTTTGGGTTGCTAGAATAGATTTCACAGGATAGTTGTGTGTCTACTGTACACGGTCATCATCATTTCAGAACCATTATCGTTTACATAAAGGATAATTATTCTCCTAGATAAATGGTTTTCTTAACCATTCCAAATATTTCAAACCCAAAACCATGACGGGTTGTCCATTATCTCCAACTCCTCCCCTCTGGCACAGAAGAAGTGCAGTTATCTGTTGCACATCTGTCAGATCTCTGACTAAAACCCAGGCTCTGTGGCACCAAACAGGAAGTGAGGAGCACTGGCCTCTTCCTGTGGAGCTCCAGGAGTGGGTACAAAAATGATTATCTGTCCATTTATAGGAAAGGCACTGTTCTCTTGCCCTATAACAGACAGACCACCAAGTACCATAATTGGCTGAAAACGTATGCACTGATGATCACTGAACACCAGCTTGACTGTtgccccaaaattaaaatgccaCAATTTACCCACACTCAGGTCAAGACATAAGGTCCagttggaccccattgactctTATTGTATGGacaacattcttaaaaatatcctcatttgtgttccacaaaagaaacaagtcatacaagtttgtaATGACATAAATGCGAGCAAATGAtgaccattttaatttttaagaagTTGGTgggaagaaaaatgttatagTTTGCTTGACTGCTGATTTTCTTCAATTCTGAGGGTTTTTTCATTAGCTTTCTAGCTAGGGAAACTCTGAGTGAGTAATCAGTTGTAATTATCCTATAAGAGGGTTAATATAAGAAAATTTACTCTGCCATGAACATTATTGTTTAACTGTGTGGTATGAAGTCACGTCACTTCAATGACTAAACCAATGACACATTCAAGTTCACCCAGCTAATAAATGAGTGTTACCTGACTAAAGTTCTCCACTGGAGATGACTTGGATCGAAAGTGCTGAGAAATGTGACGTTCTTCACTACGGTCCAGCAAATCCTCAGCTGAAGCTGACCTCCCTGAGCTTCTGGCAGAGGTGGCTCTCTCAAAAGTGGCTTCCAAGTGCTGCGGAAGGGTATGTCTGGTCAGGACTGGGCCTGATTTGTGAGATTCAGGATTTGTGCCTTGTGACTGCTGGCCAAAAACCTCAGGCCGTGTGTGGTTTTGGCTAACCCTAAGGGGGTAAAAGGAGCTTTGCACTCCTGCTGGAAGGGTGGAGGATTTACGCATACCACCAGTGAGGCCATCGTATGCTGGCTCTTGCAAAGAGTTCATACTTGGGGTGGAAATAAGGCTTCGCGAGTCAGCAGAAGAGGAAGAAGCGGACTGTATATAAGCACTATGTGGGCGGTTTGGGCGTCCGTCTACTCTTCTACCTGTTTTGCGTTCCATATACTCAACAAGTGCATCTTGTTGCATTTGCTTCAAATCAGGCCTGGAGGAGAAAAATCTGAGGTCAGCGTTACGATTCGCTGCCTGCTCGAACATCCTGCGTCTGTCCGCAACACTCGTCTCACTTGCCAGAAATTGTTGTTGAACCTTCCTGTCAGCCTGATTGATTTCCTGAGTCAACACTCCAACTTCATGCATGTTTTCAGGCTCAGAATACGATCGCTTCTTTTGCTCCATTGTGAATCGTTTGCGTCCACAGATCCGTATAACTGGGGGTCCAATAGCTGGGACACTGGGGAGGTCAGGAGGAGAGGCTCTGTTTGGTGTTTCAACAGGAACAACATGACGTTCCTTTGGAGTGTGTGGGGATGTTGTAGCTGGTTTTTCACTCGTACTGGGTCCTTTTCTTTCTAGAGACATGTGTTTAGCTGGCACTGGTGGAGGGTTAACACCAAGGTCACGTCTTCTGAAGGAAGTTGACCTCAGAACCATAGACTGGGCATCTTTAATGCTGTCTCTATATGCTCTGTTCAGAGATGTGTCTTGGATGGTGCCCAAGATGTCATGAATGTCACCTTTCCTATGGATGTCTTTACCATTCCCCTCGCCAAGCTGAAAGGTGCTCTTACTTCTTTGAAGACAGGTCTTATGGGCAACAACAGGCTGTTGTTGCTGGCGATGTTGGACATGATCACTACTCCCACGTTTTGTTAGGAAATCTTGATGCACATCCATGTGTCCATCATAACTCGCCATGCTAGAAGTACTTTGAGTTCTCCCATGAGGAACCGAGCTGTTGCTTCTCTCCAACATGTTGCGCACATCCTCTACACCAGAGAAGGAGCTCTTGGCACTGGAAGGTCGTGGCGTTTGGCTCGGACGAGCCATAGAACCAAGGTAGGAGAGGCTGCTATGACTGCGAGGTTTGACTTGCTGTCTCTCAAAATGACTTACTTTCTCCAGCACGGACATGCTACGCTCACTTTGGAAACTGGATTGGCTAGTTGTACTCTCAGGACTGGCGCATCGTTGCACCTCAGCAAGTGCATTCTCCAGTCTGGTCAGGGGATGATCCAGGTCTTGACCTCTCTCCTGGAGAGCACTAGAGTCACTGTAGTGCCTTGAAGGTTTGACTATGTGGTCACTTCCTTGAGTTTGCATGAAGTTTCCTCTGTATGTTTGAGCAACTTGTCCCTGTGAAACTTTCCCAATGTAAACTGGGTCTGGATGGATGCTTTGctctttgcatttattttgttcttcATCTTGGGGTGGCCTGTAGTTGTCGTAATCATCCGTACCAAGCGAGAACTTTGGTCTCTCTCCTCTTGGTTGCACAGGGGTGTAAGGGTCCCTCCTTTCCTGGGGTACATATGGCATGTGTGACTTCTGCATTTGTGGTTGCCAATGAGGCCGATAAAAACCAGGTTTGACTTGAGTGTCATCTTGCACTCTATCAGAGAGCTTTGGTTGTGCCGAAACATGAGTTTGGGCAGGGATTGAGCTAGGAGCATTGCTTTGGTATCCGTTTTCAACGGTGACCCTGTCCTCTTTCACTGGTCCATCCAAGTGGTCACAGTGATTGTTGTACTTGCTCTCCTTGGCCAGTGCTGGGTATACACTTCCAGAGCTTGGGTTGCTGGTTGGAATTTGTGCAAAATGAGGCTCGGGAGGTGGAACAGGGTAGATGCTAGTGGGTAACATGAGGCGACCGGGTTGTGCAGCCTGAGGAAAACCCTGTTTGGGTTTGGTGGTGGGGCTACTTTCGGGGCTTTTTTCTATGACTGTGTGCAACTGACCTTCAGCACCAAATGAGGACTTTCCTGTTGCCACAGAACCACTCGAGTGATGCCAGGAACCCTTGTGAAGTGCCCGCTGAGACCGAGCATGTTCAAGACTCGACCAGGAGTTGGGACGCTCATGATTGCGAAATGCTGCATAGCTGTCACTGCGTAATGGAGGGGCTGGCGCCCCCTTTAGGTTCTCATAGGAGTGCCGATTGTGCGCTGGATCCCAGACTGGCCCAACGCTGTGACGTTGTGAGCTGGAGGTGCTTCCGCTACTCCCACTGCTTCCACTACTACTGCTGCCACGATGACAGATCTGGCCTGAGACATTCCCACTTCTAGACTGTGCTCTGCTGTCACTGGATCTCGTAAGGGCTGCAGAGCTGATCTCATGCTCTTCAGACACACCCTGTTGGGGGTCGTACACAGTGCGTATGTAGCGTATATCAGCCTGCTGCATCCCTTCTCTCTGTGGAACGTTCTCCATGGAATATGACCTCTCCTTGTTAAATGATGGTGCCGCCGCAAGATACTCTGGGATACTGGAGCTGGTCGAGAAGGAACTGTATGCAGAATCCCGCTTGCTGTGCAGATGATCAATGCTACTGGAGGATTTGGATGATGATAGTTGATAGCAGGAGCTGTAGGCTGGGTGAGTGTGGTCTAGGCTCTCCATGCTGCCCCGGGAACTGTACTGATCTGGGCTCTTCCTAAGGAATCCGGTCTCAAATCCCGATAGATCTGTGGTTGAGGcactactgaaaaaaaaacaagagacaTATGAGTAATAtagtatttactgtatattcaagtTATTTAGGGTCATTAGATTAAATGGAAAACATCAATGACCCAAAATAACTTAGGTCAACAGTTTAACTAAAAATTCTATTAAATGAATTGCAGTATATTGACAATGcacaaaataatttgaaattaaatacaaaagtaATTCACATTATTTTACTGGGATGGGGGAAAAGATAAGAACAGACCTAAGAGCAATAATTTTTACTAGGATAATATAACTGCAGATTGAGATGCTGTTCTGGTTGTTGGTCTGAGCTAAATTAGTAGCCGTTACAGACTTGGACAGACATCAAAGACATTGATTTACTACTTCTTGAAGAAATAAGAATGAGTTCATAGCCACAAATTGAGTTTGCTATCCCTGTGACTTGATTATTCACTAGAAAGAACAAAGATTAGATTATACCTGATAAGAATAACTTTTACAATGCAATTGATGTTATTGATGTCTGGACTGTTTACAACATATCTGGTGTCGATCACACCGTAAAATCCATAAAGTTTTAGTGAATTTGCATTGAGATTTCCTTTCTTCGTACTTCCTCTTCTCTCTTCCCTGGCCTAATGATAATGTGACAAACACCGCTAGATCTGTTACCAAACTGTGGGAATCAGCTACGTAAAGGTTGGAATCATGGCAATATGTTTTTGCGTGTGATGCACTGGGTCTGCTGAGGCGACTGCCCTTTTATGGGTATGTGATTGCCGGATTCTGAAAGCTGGCATCAGGCCGCTGGTATTTCTGCTGGCATAATTAACATGATGTCACTGACCCATTGTCAACAGCTCTGCAGTTACCCCTCTAAGAACTAGATCAACCAATCACAAGTCAGTCCATCAAACAATGACCACCGGGTCTCAGAAAGTGGAACACTATTGGTGACCATTGCCATGGGAACCTTCAGAGGGTAGCTGAGGGAGTGTCATCCCaaagaatgtttttttcattAGACCGTGCGTCAATGCTTAGCTCTCTGGTCCCCTTCAaacactttaaatgtttttctttcagtGTCATCATTGATGGCCCTTGAACGTTCTGGACTAAATACAGTGATAATGACCGAGATAACAAGCGCACAAGGTTTTTGAATGTTTGGGGGAAGTATGCggcaactaaataaataatgtccATGATCATACACAACAGGAAAACTATCAACAGAAAGACAATTAAGCCACTTCTGACCAAGATAATCAACATTCATATCTAGAAACATTAATGTTCATGGA is a window of Onychostoma macrolepis isolate SWU-2019 chromosome 21, ASM1243209v1, whole genome shotgun sequence DNA encoding:
- the shroom3 gene encoding protein Shroom3 isoform X1 translates to MDNSFPGSNSAVIQRGKLVFVEAQLQGGAPWGFTLKGGLEHDEPLIISKVEEGGKASQLQHPLQAGDEVVVINEVELSGWRQEAISLVKGSYKTLRLTVRRECCPGPCCSDPRPLSPSRDGRCSGGVKLRIKNRRSEPGSRPHSWHSTKLGEGPQDSESMMQVTQGGVGAPWHQSYHSSSASTTDLSGFETGFLRKSPDQYSSRGSMESLDHTHPAYSSCYQLSSSKSSSSIDHLHSKRDSAYSSFSTSSSIPEYLAAAPSFNKERSYSMENVPQREGMQQADIRYIRTVYDPQQGVSEEHEISSAALTRSSDSRAQSRSGNVSGQICHRGSSSSGSSGSSGSTSSSQRHSVGPVWDPAHNRHSYENLKGAPAPPLRSDSYAAFRNHERPNSWSSLEHARSQRALHKGSWHHSSGSVATGKSSFGAEGQLHTVIEKSPESSPTTKPKQGFPQAAQPGRLMLPTSIYPVPPPEPHFAQIPTSNPSSGSVYPALAKESKYNNHCDHLDGPVKEDRVTVENGYQSNAPSSIPAQTHVSAQPKLSDRVQDDTQVKPGFYRPHWQPQMQKSHMPYVPQERRDPYTPVQPRGERPKFSLGTDDYDNYRPPQDEEQNKCKEQSIHPDPVYIGKVSQGQVAQTYRGNFMQTQGSDHIVKPSRHYSDSSALQERGQDLDHPLTRLENALAEVQRCASPESTTSQSSFQSERSMSVLEKVSHFERQQVKPRSHSSLSYLGSMARPSQTPRPSSAKSSFSGVEDVRNMLERSNSSVPHGRTQSTSSMASYDGHMDVHQDFLTKRGSSDHVQHRQQQQPVVAHKTCLQRSKSTFQLGEGNGKDIHRKGDIHDILGTIQDTSLNRAYRDSIKDAQSMVLRSTSFRRRDLGVNPPPVPAKHMSLERKGPSTSEKPATTSPHTPKERHVVPVETPNRASPPDLPSVPAIGPPVIRICGRKRFTMEQKKRSYSEPENMHEVGVLTQEINQADRKVQQQFLASETSVADRRRMFEQAANRNADLRFFSSRPDLKQMQQDALVEYMERKTGRRVDGRPNRPHSAYIQSASSSSADSRSLISTPSMNSLQEPAYDGLTGGMRKSSTLPAGVQSSFYPLRVSQNHTRPEVFGQQSQGTNPESHKSGPVLTRHTLPQHLEATFERATSARSSGRSASAEDLLDRSEERHISQHFRSKSSPVENFSQDFLARDLQLLRVSSKESFENRVLANMGHKQPSSSARTERSYQLNQGPVQQNTPVLRRERQRNSDRPRAQSASGLAASVGLPCPFTSPSTAASLDWHNGDRLYQPNLDSIAFPETGPQSQKIPPGMVRQNSSDTSTSEDTLKDFPCSVATPSPPHPEVTGSQLDSRPLILPKSPVSPTKPLLSLRISESNLVDVQSTAVSQDDDEVFFAPPPPPPPPPPPPAPLPIRETEIMEDFPPPPPLTPPVEENVEVSLQHPGPLRPISNRESLTDATAHPEPDRTTPSVSPDSTSAASQPQSPVSAPPEQDASEILGPDYHLLSRRERTQAELLVETLARELASHDKSLTSLLDTWAGKTTLDLMEDIFPSHGSHLSDRAQDGPDTPSQAVPRKMETNLDDDEDYLNQKKVELLQALRVSMQSLQGERDGLSEQQKRFTALGGSMEALVQERCKPNEREKYRMFVGDLEKIVNLLLSLSARLARVENALDAMGDDDAAEEKESLQLKRKQLCSQQEDARELKENLDRRERVVLDILAGYLSGPQLRDYQRYIRIKPALLIRQRYLDELIRQGEEQVQRLEETLPPESRPKNTDPAPQTPHCFNSTHFPRPTTVTSL
- the shroom3 gene encoding protein Shroom3 isoform X2, whose protein sequence is MDNSFPGSNSAVIQRGKLVFVEAQLQGGAPWGFTLKGGLEHDEPLIISKVEEGGKASQLQHPLQAGDEVVVINEVELSGWRQEAISLVKGSYKTLRLTVRRECCPGPCCSDPRPLSPSRDGRCSGGVKLRIKNRRSEPGSRPHSWHSTKLGEGPQDSESMMQVTQGGVGAPWHQSYHSSASTTDLSGFETGFLRKSPDQYSSRGSMESLDHTHPAYSSCYQLSSSKSSSSIDHLHSKRDSAYSSFSTSSSIPEYLAAAPSFNKERSYSMENVPQREGMQQADIRYIRTVYDPQQGVSEEHEISSAALTRSSDSRAQSRSGNVSGQICHRGSSSSGSSGSSGSTSSSQRHSVGPVWDPAHNRHSYENLKGAPAPPLRSDSYAAFRNHERPNSWSSLEHARSQRALHKGSWHHSSGSVATGKSSFGAEGQLHTVIEKSPESSPTTKPKQGFPQAAQPGRLMLPTSIYPVPPPEPHFAQIPTSNPSSGSVYPALAKESKYNNHCDHLDGPVKEDRVTVENGYQSNAPSSIPAQTHVSAQPKLSDRVQDDTQVKPGFYRPHWQPQMQKSHMPYVPQERRDPYTPVQPRGERPKFSLGTDDYDNYRPPQDEEQNKCKEQSIHPDPVYIGKVSQGQVAQTYRGNFMQTQGSDHIVKPSRHYSDSSALQERGQDLDHPLTRLENALAEVQRCASPESTTSQSSFQSERSMSVLEKVSHFERQQVKPRSHSSLSYLGSMARPSQTPRPSSAKSSFSGVEDVRNMLERSNSSVPHGRTQSTSSMASYDGHMDVHQDFLTKRGSSDHVQHRQQQQPVVAHKTCLQRSKSTFQLGEGNGKDIHRKGDIHDILGTIQDTSLNRAYRDSIKDAQSMVLRSTSFRRRDLGVNPPPVPAKHMSLERKGPSTSEKPATTSPHTPKERHVVPVETPNRASPPDLPSVPAIGPPVIRICGRKRFTMEQKKRSYSEPENMHEVGVLTQEINQADRKVQQQFLASETSVADRRRMFEQAANRNADLRFFSSRPDLKQMQQDALVEYMERKTGRRVDGRPNRPHSAYIQSASSSSADSRSLISTPSMNSLQEPAYDGLTGGMRKSSTLPAGVQSSFYPLRVSQNHTRPEVFGQQSQGTNPESHKSGPVLTRHTLPQHLEATFERATSARSSGRSASAEDLLDRSEERHISQHFRSKSSPVENFSQDFLARDLQLLRVSSKESFENRVLANMGHKQPSSSARTERSYQLNQGPVQQNTPVLRRERQRNSDRPRAQSASGLAASVGLPCPFTSPSTAASLDWHNGDRLYQPNLDSIAFPETGPQSQKIPPGMVRQNSSDTSTSEDTLKDFPCSVATPSPPHPEVTGSQLDSRPLILPKSPVSPTKPLLSLRISESNLVDVQSTAVSQDDDEVFFAPPPPPPPPPPPPAPLPIRETEIMEDFPPPPPLTPPVEENVEVSLQHPGPLRPISNRESLTDATAHPEPDRTTPSVSPDSTSAASQPQSPVSAPPEQDASEILGPDYHLLSRRERTQAELLVETLARELASHDKSLTSLLDTWAGKTTLDLMEDIFPSHGSHLSDRAQDGPDTPSQAVPRKMETNLDDDEDYLNQKKVELLQALRVSMQSLQGERDGLSEQQKRFTALGGSMEALVQERCKPNEREKYRMFVGDLEKIVNLLLSLSARLARVENALDAMGDDDAAEEKESLQLKRKQLCSQQEDARELKENLDRRERVVLDILAGYLSGPQLRDYQRYIRIKPALLIRQRYLDELIRQGEEQVQRLEETLPPESRPKNTDPAPQTPHCFNSTHFPRPTTVTSL